The following coding sequences are from one Phenylobacterium glaciei window:
- a CDS encoding YraN family protein — MNPIRQARGAAARLSGRRAEVWAAVWLMLKGYRILGFRLKTPQAEIDLLAHRGGVLAVVEVKSRTTMLAAMEAVSADQRARLRRAGATLAARRPALHNAAVRLDLIALAPGRLPRHSPDAWRGA; from the coding sequence GTGAACCCCATCCGCCAGGCCCGCGGCGCTGCGGCCAGGCTCTCCGGCCGCCGCGCCGAGGTCTGGGCGGCGGTCTGGCTGATGCTGAAGGGCTACCGCATCTTGGGCTTCCGCCTGAAGACCCCCCAGGCCGAGATCGACCTGCTGGCCCATCGCGGCGGGGTGCTGGCGGTGGTGGAGGTCAAGTCGCGCACGACGATGTTGGCCGCGATGGAGGCGGTCAGCGCCGACCAGCGGGCCCGCCTGCGCCGTGCCGGGGCCACGCTCGCAGCCCGCCGGCCGGCCCTGCACAACGCCGCCGTGCGCCTGGACCTGATCGCACTCGCGCCGGGCAGACTTCCGAGACATAGTCCCGACGCCTGGAGAGGCGCGTGA
- the rsmI gene encoding 16S rRNA (cytidine(1402)-2'-O)-methyltransferase, producing MSPRPPPPALSEAPLAPGLYLVATPIGNLRDITLRALDVLSAADLVLAEDTRVAGKLLSAYGLSKKLERYDEHSADRAGPKALQILSEGGRVALVSDAGTPLVSDPGYRLAREAMAEGLPVYPIPGASALLAGLTVAGLPTDRFLFAGFPPPKSAARQTFFQELAGLRATLVFFEGGSRVAASLADMAAVFGPREAAVARELTKLYETVTRAPLDQLATDKRFASPKGEFVIVVGPGREEAATEADVDTALTQALERLGTADAASEVAKALGLPRRELYKRAMALRDAKP from the coding sequence ATGTCCCCCCGCCCCCCGCCGCCTGCCCTCTCCGAAGCCCCGCTGGCGCCGGGCCTCTATCTGGTGGCGACGCCGATCGGGAACCTGAGGGACATCACCCTGCGGGCCCTCGACGTGCTGTCGGCCGCCGACCTGGTCCTGGCCGAGGACACCCGGGTGGCCGGCAAGCTGCTCTCCGCCTATGGCCTCTCCAAGAAGCTCGAACGCTATGACGAGCACTCCGCCGACCGCGCCGGGCCCAAGGCGCTGCAGATCCTGAGCGAAGGCGGCCGAGTCGCCCTGGTGTCCGACGCCGGCACACCCCTGGTCTCCGACCCCGGCTACCGTCTGGCCCGCGAGGCGATGGCGGAGGGCCTGCCGGTCTATCCGATCCCCGGCGCCTCGGCCCTGCTGGCGGGGCTGACCGTGGCGGGCCTGCCCACCGACCGGTTCCTGTTCGCCGGCTTTCCGCCGCCCAAGAGCGCCGCGCGCCAGACCTTCTTCCAGGAGCTGGCGGGCCTGCGGGCCACCCTGGTGTTCTTCGAGGGCGGCAGCCGGGTCGCCGCCAGCCTGGCCGACATGGCCGCCGTGTTTGGCCCCCGCGAGGCCGCCGTGGCCCGGGAACTGACCAAGCTCTACGAGACCGTAACCCGCGCGCCGCTGGACCAGCTGGCGACCGACAAGCGCTTCGCGTCCCCCAAGGGGGAGTTCGTCATCGTGGTCGGCCCCGGCCGCGAGGAAGCCGCCACCGAGGCCGATGTCGACACCGCCCTCACCCAGGCCCTGGAGCGTCTGGGCACGGCCGACGCCGCCAGCGAGGTGGCCAAGGCGCTGGGCCTGCCCCGGCGCGAGCTCTACAAGCGCGCCATGGCGCTCCGGGACGCCAAGCCGTGA
- the hemW gene encoding radical SAM family heme chaperone HemW, producing MTSLAPLGVYIHWPYCARICPYCDFNVLRDRGREVEQRALKDAILADLRRHRELTGPRDLISIFLGGGTPSLMDPDWAGEMIALCRQLWTPMPNLEVTLEANPTDAEADRFSGFASAGVQRLSLGVQALDDASLTLLGRNHGADEARRAAALGARVFPRLSLDLIYARPGQTPEAWRAELSEAIDLGAEHLSPYQLTIEAGTAFDRAVKRGTLVPPGEDLAAELFDVTQDTLTAAGFTAYEVSNHARGPAARSNHNLVYWRGQDYVGAGPGAHGRLTLDGARTATFAAARPADYIARVAETGLGWVTQETLTPQQAAEERLLAGLRIEDGVSFDEIAALSLTPAHPEVLSLAQAGLIASDPDRLRATPAGRLVLNWVTSRLALA from the coding sequence TTGACGTCGCTGGCGCCGCTCGGGGTCTATATCCACTGGCCCTACTGCGCGCGCATCTGCCCCTATTGCGACTTCAACGTCCTGCGTGACCGTGGCCGAGAAGTCGAGCAGCGCGCCCTGAAAGACGCGATCCTCGCCGACCTGAGGCGTCATCGTGAGCTGACCGGTCCCCGCGACCTGATCTCCATCTTCCTGGGCGGGGGCACACCCTCGCTGATGGACCCTGACTGGGCCGGCGAGATGATCGCGCTCTGCCGCCAACTCTGGACGCCCATGCCGAACCTGGAGGTCACCCTGGAGGCCAACCCCACCGACGCCGAGGCCGACCGGTTCTCAGGGTTCGCGAGCGCCGGGGTGCAGCGCCTGTCTCTGGGTGTCCAGGCCCTGGACGACGCCAGCCTGACCCTGCTGGGCCGCAACCACGGGGCCGACGAGGCGCGTCGAGCCGCCGCCCTGGGGGCAAGGGTCTTCCCGCGCCTGTCGCTGGACCTGATCTATGCCCGCCCCGGCCAGACTCCAGAGGCCTGGCGCGCCGAGCTCTCCGAGGCCATCGACCTCGGCGCCGAGCACCTGTCGCCCTACCAGCTGACCATCGAGGCCGGCACGGCCTTCGACCGCGCCGTGAAGCGCGGAACTCTGGTTCCGCCTGGCGAAGACCTCGCCGCCGAACTGTTCGATGTGACGCAAGACACCCTGACCGCCGCCGGCTTCACCGCCTATGAGGTCTCCAACCACGCCCGGGGGCCAGCCGCCCGCTCCAACCACAACCTCGTCTACTGGCGCGGCCAGGACTATGTCGGCGCGGGCCCCGGCGCCCACGGCCGCCTGACGCTCGACGGGGCTCGCACCGCCACCTTCGCCGCCGCCAGACCCGCCGACTACATCGCCCGGGTGGCCGAGACCGGCCTCGGCTGGGTCACCCAGGAGACCCTCACCCCGCAGCAGGCGGCCGAGGAACGCCTGCTGGCCGGCCTGCGCATCGAGGACGGCGTGAGCTTCGACGAGATTGCGGCGCTTTCCCTCACACCCGCCCACCCCGAGGTCCTGAGCCTGGCCCAGGCGGGCCTGATCGCCTCCGACCCTGACCGCCTGCGCGCCACCCCGGCCGGGCGCCTGGTGCTCAACTGGGTCACCAGCCGGCTGGCGCTCGCCTGA
- a CDS encoding non-canonical purine NTP pyrophosphatase codes for MALKLEPGARLVVATHNPGKVVEIAAILENRFSLVTAGELGLPEPDETETTFVGNALLKARAAADASGLIALADDSGLSVAALDGAPGIFSARWAGPAKDFTMAMGKVEERLEESGSEDLSCWFTSALAVAWPHGPAVVVEGRVDGTLTFPMRGTRGFGYDPVFTPLGFDQTFGEMDPAAKDAMSHRALAFAKLKAAIL; via the coding sequence ATGGCGCTCAAGCTCGAACCCGGCGCGCGGCTGGTGGTGGCGACCCACAATCCGGGCAAGGTCGTCGAGATCGCCGCCATCCTGGAGAACCGCTTCTCCCTGGTGACCGCGGGCGAGCTTGGCCTGCCCGAACCCGACGAGACCGAGACCACCTTCGTCGGCAACGCCCTGCTCAAGGCCCGCGCCGCCGCCGACGCCAGCGGCCTGATCGCGCTGGCCGACGACTCCGGCCTGTCGGTGGCCGCCCTGGACGGCGCGCCCGGCATCTTCTCCGCCCGCTGGGCCGGCCCAGCGAAGGACTTCACCATGGCCATGGGCAAGGTGGAGGAGCGCTTGGAGGAGTCAGGGTCGGAAGATCTCTCCTGCTGGTTCACCTCGGCCCTGGCCGTCGCCTGGCCCCATGGCCCCGCCGTGGTGGTGGAGGGCCGGGTCGACGGGACCCTCACCTTCCCCATGCGCGGAACCCGCGGCTTCGGTTACGACCCCGTCTTCACGCCGCTGGGCTTCGATCAGACCTTTGGCGAGATGGACCCCGCCGCCAAGGACGCCATGAGCCACCGGGCCTTGGCCTTCGCCAAGCTCAAGGCCGCCATCCTTTGA
- a CDS encoding DUF2975 domain-containing protein encodes MRALGPGSVSSFLKIILDVVYVALWIGIGVVGLLMLAALLLSFNPDLIGSLSLSAEGASVVSRGPVLAGGLLAAALYMAGLQVIVARLRQIFATLTAGDPFHPDNVLRLRVIGLALGSLELVRYAVRFAGDWLDLAQTKSSQGFSLTAWFSVLVVFVLAEVFREGARLRREAELTI; translated from the coding sequence ATGCGCGCCCTGGGGCCCGGCTCGGTTTCGAGCTTCCTGAAGATCATCCTCGACGTGGTCTATGTGGCCCTGTGGATCGGGATCGGCGTCGTCGGCCTGTTGATGCTGGCCGCCCTGCTCCTGAGCTTCAATCCCGACCTGATCGGCAGTCTGTCGCTGAGCGCCGAGGGCGCTTCGGTGGTCAGCCGAGGTCCTGTCCTGGCCGGCGGTCTGCTGGCCGCGGCCCTCTACATGGCCGGCCTGCAGGTGATCGTGGCGCGGCTGCGCCAGATCTTCGCCACCCTGACGGCCGGGGACCCCTTCCATCCCGACAACGTGCTGCGCCTGCGGGTGATCGGCCTGGCGCTGGGCAGCCTGGAGCTGGTGCGCTATGCGGTCCGCTTCGCCGGCGACTGGCTCGACCTGGCCCAGACCAAGAGCAGCCAGGGCTTCAGCCTCACGGCCTGGTTCTCAGTGCTGGTGGTTTTTGTCCTCGCTGAGGTGTTCCGCGAAGGCGCGCGTCTGCGCCGCGAAGCGGAGCTGACGATCTAA
- a CDS encoding helix-turn-helix domain-containing protein, with protein sequence MPIRVLLDRVLLERRMSLTELADRVGVTIANLSILKTGKARAVRFSTLAALCRELDCQPGDLLHYEAGPSDDLPDDDEDG encoded by the coding sequence ATGCCCATTCGTGTCCTGCTCGACCGCGTGCTGCTGGAACGCCGCATGTCGCTCACCGAACTCGCCGACCGCGTCGGCGTCACCATCGCCAACCTGTCGATCCTGAAAACCGGCAAGGCCCGCGCCGTGCGCTTCTCCACCCTGGCGGCGCTGTGCCGCGAGCTGGACTGCCAGCCCGGCGACTTGCTGCACTACGAGGCCGGCCCCTCCGACGACCTGCCGGACGACGACGAGGACGGTTGA
- the rph gene encoding ribonuclease PH: protein MRPSDRTPELLRDVTIETGVNRYAEGSSLITFGHTKVLITASVEDRVPGFMRGRGQGWVTAEYGMLPRATHTRGRREASEGKQSGRTQEIQRLIGRSLRAIINPTLLGERQISIDCDVLQADGGTRTAAITGAWVALRQAVNYLMEEGLITTDPITDQVAAISCGIYNGTPVLDLEYEEDSNAEADANFVLTGSGDIVEIQATGEKRGFSQGEFEALFGLARKGIGELCVMQREAGARK from the coding sequence ATGCGCCCTTCCGACCGGACTCCCGAGCTTCTTCGTGACGTGACCATCGAAACCGGGGTCAATCGCTATGCGGAAGGCTCGTCCCTGATCACCTTTGGCCACACCAAGGTGCTGATCACCGCCAGCGTCGAGGACCGGGTGCCGGGCTTCATGCGCGGCCGCGGCCAGGGCTGGGTCACCGCCGAGTACGGCATGTTGCCCAGGGCCACCCACACCCGCGGCCGCCGCGAGGCCTCTGAGGGCAAGCAGTCGGGCCGCACGCAGGAAATCCAGCGGCTGATCGGCCGCTCCCTGCGCGCCATCATCAACCCGACCCTGCTGGGCGAGCGTCAGATCTCCATCGACTGCGACGTCCTCCAGGCTGACGGCGGCACCCGCACGGCCGCCATCACCGGCGCCTGGGTCGCCCTGCGCCAGGCGGTGAACTACCTGATGGAGGAAGGGCTGATCACCACCGACCCGATCACCGACCAGGTCGCGGCCATCTCGTGTGGCATCTACAACGGCACGCCCGTCCTCGACCTTGAGTACGAGGAAGACTCCAACGCCGAGGCCGACGCCAACTTCGTGCTCACCGGCTCGGGCGACATCGTCGAGATCCAGGCCACCGGCGAGAAGCGCGGCTTCAGCCAGGGCGAGTTCGAGGCCCTGTTCGGTCTGGCCCGCAAGGGGATCGGTGAGCTCTGCGTGATGCAGCGCGAGGCCGGCGCGCGCAAATAG
- the hrcA gene encoding heat-inducible transcriptional repressor HrcA has protein sequence MTSSLLTGGPSLAALDERARDIFRRVVESYLETGDPVGSRTLSKGGVHLSPASIRNTMQDLTQLGLLGAPHVSAGRLPTHAGLRLFVDGLMEIGDVGEEERRSIEHRLTGRGQTFDDALNEASAILSGLAGGAGVVVTPVRDAGVKHVEFVSLSADQALAVMVFDDGAVENRLMALTAGVTPSALQEASNFLNTRLRGKTLAEAGREMRTELDTARQQLNETAARLVEDGLAAWGGGEVAERALIVRGRGNLLADPETLDDLERVRMLFDDLEQKEQLIGLLDGVNEAQGVRIFIGAETRLFSLSGSAVIAAPYMTGKQKVLGAIGVIGPARLNYARVIPLVDYTARVLSQVRERVKD, from the coding sequence TTGACCAGCTCACTGTTGACCGGTGGGCCCTCGCTCGCCGCTCTGGACGAGCGCGCCCGCGACATCTTCCGCCGCGTCGTGGAAAGCTATCTGGAAACCGGCGACCCGGTGGGCTCGCGCACCCTGTCCAAGGGCGGCGTTCACCTGTCGCCCGCCTCGATCCGCAACACCATGCAGGACCTGACCCAGCTGGGCTTGCTGGGCGCTCCCCATGTCAGCGCCGGACGGCTGCCGACCCATGCGGGCCTGCGGCTGTTCGTCGACGGCCTGATGGAGATCGGTGACGTGGGCGAGGAGGAGCGGCGCTCCATCGAGCACCGGCTCACCGGCCGGGGCCAGACCTTCGACGACGCCCTCAACGAGGCCAGCGCAATCCTTTCTGGTTTGGCCGGCGGCGCAGGCGTTGTCGTGACCCCGGTCCGCGACGCCGGCGTCAAGCATGTGGAGTTCGTCTCGCTGTCGGCCGACCAGGCGCTGGCCGTCATGGTCTTTGACGACGGGGCGGTGGAGAACCGGCTGATGGCGCTGACCGCGGGCGTCACCCCCAGCGCCCTGCAGGAGGCCTCGAACTTCCTCAACACCCGGCTGCGCGGCAAGACCCTGGCCGAGGCGGGGCGTGAGATGCGCACCGAACTGGACACCGCCCGCCAGCAGCTCAACGAGACCGCCGCACGGCTGGTGGAGGACGGCCTGGCCGCCTGGGGCGGGGGCGAGGTGGCCGAGCGGGCCCTGATCGTGCGGGGCCGCGGCAATCTTCTTGCCGACCCTGAGACCCTGGACGACCTCGAGCGCGTTAGAATGCTGTTCGATGATCTGGAGCAAAAGGAACAGCTCATCGGCCTGCTAGACGGGGTCAACGAAGCTCAGGGCGTGCGCATCTTTATCGGGGCCGAAACGCGGCTGTTTTCGCTTTCGGGTTCCGCCGTGATCGCCGCGCCCTATATGACGGGCAAACAGAAGGTGCTGGGGGCGATCGGCGTGATCGGTCCCGCCCGGCTAAACTATGCCCGGGTCATCCCGCTGGTGGACTATACCGCCCGCGTGCTGTCCCAGGTGCGAGAACGCGTGAAGGATTGA
- the grpE gene encoding nucleotide exchange factor GrpE, giving the protein MSDDQTPAEDVNDIADAAIDHIEALTAENKALKEQVLRYAAEAENTRRRAEREANDARAYAIQKFGKDLLAAADNMSRALTAAPADSPDTVVKNFVVGVEMTAKSLQTAFENNGLKKIEPDKGVKFDPHQHQAMMEQPSTEVGAGGVIQVLQPGYELLGRLIRPAMVVVAAKGSTGPGAEPSGGPANPYAANDASHDASHDGDAVDTKA; this is encoded by the coding sequence ATGTCCGACGATCAAACGCCGGCCGAAGACGTCAACGACATCGCCGATGCGGCGATCGACCATATCGAGGCCCTGACCGCCGAGAACAAGGCGCTGAAGGAACAGGTGCTGCGCTACGCCGCCGAGGCGGAGAACACGCGGCGCCGCGCCGAGCGCGAGGCCAATGACGCGCGCGCCTACGCCATCCAGAAGTTCGGCAAGGACCTGCTGGCGGCCGCCGACAACATGTCGCGCGCGCTCACCGCGGCGCCCGCCGACAGCCCCGACACGGTGGTGAAGAACTTCGTGGTCGGTGTGGAGATGACGGCGAAATCGCTGCAGACCGCCTTCGAGAACAACGGTCTGAAGAAGATCGAGCCCGACAAGGGCGTGAAGTTCGACCCGCACCAGCACCAGGCCATGATGGAGCAGCCCTCCACCGAGGTCGGCGCCGGCGGGGTGATCCAGGTGCTGCAGCCCGGCTACGAACTGCTGGGCCGGCTGATCCGCCCGGCCATGGTGGTGGTGGCGGCCAAGGGCTCCACAGGTCCGGGCGCCGAACCCTCCGGCGGTCCCGCCAACCCCTACGCCGCCAATGACGCCAGCCACGACGCGTCCCACGACGGCGACGCGGTGGACACCAAGGCCTGA
- a CDS encoding acyl-CoA thioesterase, with the protein MDTPESLPETLSLERLELNLFRGVSPSMGPGRIFGGQVIAQSLLAAYETVEDRVCHSLHCYFIRPGDPRVPIVFDVDRSRDGGTFTTRRVVAIQNGKQIFNLAASFQVVEDGFEHQIPMPEVPGPDDLEDDSVKQRKMMEKAPEEMRKMMSRPRPIEMRSVGPSSWTKGPKPAENSVWFRAAAPIGTDPHMHQVIMAYASDMNMLSTAMRPHRVEWQTPGLQSASLDHAMWFHKPSNFNEWHLYHQDSPSASGGRGFVRGSIYDAKGDLVASVTQEGLIRMKTPEAKA; encoded by the coding sequence ATGGACACCCCTGAGAGCCTGCCCGAGACCCTGTCGCTGGAACGCCTGGAGCTGAACCTGTTCCGGGGCGTCAGCCCCTCCATGGGTCCGGGTCGCATCTTCGGGGGCCAGGTGATCGCCCAGTCCCTGTTGGCCGCCTATGAGACGGTCGAGGATCGGGTCTGCCATTCCCTGCACTGCTACTTCATTCGCCCGGGCGATCCCCGCGTGCCCATCGTCTTCGACGTCGACCGCTCGCGCGACGGCGGCACCTTCACCACCCGCCGGGTGGTGGCGATCCAGAACGGCAAGCAGATCTTCAACCTGGCCGCCTCCTTCCAGGTGGTGGAGGACGGCTTCGAGCACCAGATTCCGATGCCCGAGGTTCCCGGCCCTGACGACCTCGAGGACGACTCCGTCAAGCAGCGCAAGATGATGGAGAAGGCCCCGGAGGAGATGCGCAAGATGATGTCGCGCCCTCGGCCCATCGAGATGCGCTCGGTCGGCCCGTCCTCCTGGACCAAGGGCCCCAAGCCCGCTGAGAACAGCGTCTGGTTCCGCGCCGCGGCCCCCATCGGGACCGATCCGCACATGCACCAGGTGATCATGGCCTATGCGTCGGACATGAACATGCTGTCGACCGCCATGCGCCCGCACCGGGTGGAATGGCAGACCCCGGGCCTGCAGTCGGCCAGCTTGGACCACGCCATGTGGTTCCACAAGCCGTCGAACTTCAACGAGTGGCACCTCTATCACCAGGACAGCCCCTCGGCCTCCGGTGGCCGCGGCTTCGTGCGCGGCTCGATCTATGACGCCAAGGGCGACCTGGTGGCCTCGGTCACCCAGGAAGGCCTAATCCGCATGAAGACGCCCGAGGCGAAGGCCTAA
- the trmD gene encoding tRNA (guanosine(37)-N1)-methyltransferase TrmD: MSFDATVLTMFPEAFPGPLGVSLIGTAWREQGLWSLETVDIRGFSKDKRGFLDDTPAGGGPGQVMRADVIASALDSVERRGRPLLYMSARGQPLTQARVKQWADGPGLIVLAGRFEGVDQRVLDARGFEEVAVGDAVLAGGEAAALVTIEACVRLVPGVLGQAESLNEESFEDGLLEGPQYTRPRTFEGLDIPEVLLSGHHALVRKWRSEQREETTRKQRPDLWARRTANQQPKGD, translated from the coding sequence ATGTCCTTCGACGCCACCGTCCTGACCATGTTTCCCGAGGCCTTTCCAGGCCCGCTCGGCGTCTCGCTGATCGGCACGGCGTGGCGCGAGCAGGGGCTCTGGTCCTTGGAAACAGTGGACATTCGGGGATTTTCCAAGGATAAGCGCGGCTTCCTCGACGACACCCCTGCGGGTGGCGGCCCGGGACAGGTGATGCGAGCGGACGTCATCGCTTCTGCGCTGGACAGCGTGGAGCGGCGAGGGCGGCCGCTTTTATATATGAGCGCCCGGGGGCAGCCCCTGACCCAGGCGCGAGTCAAGCAATGGGCTGACGGGCCTGGACTGATCGTCCTGGCCGGCCGGTTCGAGGGGGTGGACCAGCGGGTGCTCGACGCGCGCGGGTTCGAGGAGGTCGCCGTCGGCGACGCGGTGCTCGCCGGTGGCGAGGCGGCGGCGCTGGTGACGATCGAGGCGTGCGTACGGCTGGTCCCCGGTGTGTTGGGGCAGGCCGAGAGCTTGAATGAAGAAAGCTTCGAGGACGGGCTCCTTGAAGGTCCGCAATATACGCGACCGCGGACGTTTGAAGGCCTGGATATCCCCGAGGTGCTGCTGAGCGGCCATCACGCCCTGGTGCGGAAATGGCGGTCTGAGCAGCGGGAA